One genomic region from Thermodesulfobacteriota bacterium encodes:
- the gmd gene encoding GDP-mannose 4,6-dehydratase, with protein MKRALITGITGQDGAYLAEFLLRKGYEVHGIKRRASSFNTARVDHLYKDPHEKDVRFFMHYGDLTDATNLIRIIQEIQPEEIYNLAAQSHVMVSFETPEYTANADALGALRILEAIRILQLEQKTRFYQASTSELFGKVQEVPQNENTPFYPRSPYGVAKLYSYWITINYREAYGMYACNGILFNHESPIRGETFVTRKITRAMARIKLGLQDCLYIGNLDAKRDWGHAADYVEMQWLMLQQEEPDDFVIATGKQHSVKEVIETAGQQLGISIRWEGKGVEEKGINEENNKTIVAVDPGYFRPTEVDDLLGDASKAREKLGWEPRISFEQLISEMVDEDMKEAQKDYLCRQEGYKTYDHFE; from the coding sequence ATGAAACGAGCGCTAATTACCGGTATCACAGGCCAGGACGGTGCCTATCTGGCGGAGTTTCTACTTCGTAAAGGATATGAGGTGCATGGCATAAAACGCAGAGCCTCTTCGTTCAACACAGCCCGTGTGGATCATCTTTATAAAGATCCCCACGAAAAGGATGTTCGCTTTTTCATGCACTACGGGGATCTGACCGATGCGACAAATCTGATTCGGATTATTCAGGAAATTCAGCCTGAAGAGATTTACAATCTCGCGGCCCAAAGCCATGTCATGGTTTCTTTTGAAACCCCGGAATATACAGCAAATGCGGATGCCCTTGGTGCATTGCGTATCCTTGAAGCTATTCGAATTTTGCAGCTGGAGCAAAAGACCCGTTTTTACCAGGCCTCCACTTCCGAACTGTTCGGTAAGGTCCAAGAAGTGCCGCAAAATGAAAACACGCCTTTTTATCCCAGGTCTCCTTACGGTGTGGCAAAACTTTATTCCTACTGGATTACCATTAACTACCGCGAGGCGTACGGCATGTATGCCTGTAACGGAATTTTGTTTAATCATGAATCACCCATTCGCGGAGAAACATTTGTGACCCGAAAAATTACCAGAGCCATGGCGCGAATAAAACTGGGTTTGCAGGACTGTCTTTACATAGGAAATCTGGATGCAAAGCGTGACTGGGGCCATGCCGCTGATTATGTGGAAATGCAGTGGCTGATGCTCCAGCAGGAAGAGCCGGACGATTTTGTTATCGCCACCGGAAAGCAGCATTCCGTTAAAGAAGTGATTGAAACCGCAGGCCAACAGTTGGGTATTTCCATTCGCTGGGAAGGCAAGGGGGTTGAAGAAAAAGGTATCAATGAGGAGAATAATAAAACCATCGTTGCGGTCGACCCCGGCTATTTTCGCCCCACCGAAGTAGATGACCTTCTGGGCGATGCAAGCAAAGCCAGAGAAAAACTGGGCTGGGAGCCCCGCATAAGCTTTGAACAGCTTATTTCGGAGATGGTGGATGAAGACATGAAAGAAGCCCAAAAGGATTATCTTTGTCGGCAGGAAGGGTATAAGACCTATGATCATTTT